In Myxococcales bacterium, a single window of DNA contains:
- a CDS encoding aminotransferase class V-fold PLP-dependent enzyme gives MVSPKASELKTHWGLDPEVTYLNHGSFGACPKVVLAELHRLQVELESEPATFLTRMARERLLAARRSLGQFVGANPDDLAFLPNVTTALNAVLRSLPLRAGDELIVSSHEYNASRNVLEYVAQKTQSRVVVVEIPFPIAGPDVVMERMRDAITPRTRLALVDHVTSATGMLMPLAELIGLFHERDVEVMVDGAHAPGMIPLDIEALAPDYYTGNCHKWICAPKGAGFLYVRPDLQEQVRPAVISHGANAGLVGNARFRAEFEWTGTRDITPWLCVPSAISCLGSLLPGGWPEVMDRNHALAVEGRALLAASLGVELPCPDDMLGSLATLHLPESARFEAESSASALDLNPLQEALFHQHKIEMPVLSCPESGRPMLRVSAQLYNELDDYERLARALRSLL, from the coding sequence ATGGTGAGCCCCAAAGCTTCCGAGCTAAAGACCCATTGGGGACTCGACCCCGAAGTCACGTATCTGAATCACGGATCGTTTGGCGCCTGTCCAAAAGTCGTACTCGCGGAACTCCACCGACTGCAGGTCGAACTGGAGAGCGAGCCCGCGACGTTCTTGACTCGAATGGCACGCGAGCGATTGCTTGCGGCGCGCCGCTCCCTGGGCCAATTCGTAGGTGCGAACCCCGACGATCTCGCCTTTCTGCCAAACGTCACGACCGCGCTCAATGCAGTTCTCCGGTCGCTGCCACTGCGCGCCGGCGATGAACTCATCGTCAGCAGTCACGAGTACAACGCGTCGCGCAATGTTCTCGAATACGTCGCGCAAAAAACACAGAGCCGGGTGGTGGTAGTCGAGATTCCGTTTCCGATCGCCGGACCCGATGTCGTGATGGAGCGAATGCGAGATGCCATCACCCCCCGCACCCGGCTCGCGTTGGTCGATCACGTAACCAGCGCCACGGGGATGCTGATGCCTCTGGCGGAACTCATCGGACTGTTTCACGAGCGCGACGTGGAGGTCATGGTCGATGGCGCGCATGCCCCGGGGATGATTCCGCTGGACATCGAAGCGTTGGCTCCCGACTATTACACCGGAAACTGTCATAAGTGGATCTGCGCGCCCAAGGGTGCGGGCTTTCTCTATGTGCGCCCGGATCTGCAAGAACAAGTTCGACCCGCGGTCATCAGCCACGGGGCCAACGCCGGCCTGGTGGGCAATGCGCGCTTTCGCGCGGAGTTCGAGTGGACGGGAACCCGCGACATCACACCCTGGTTGTGTGTCCCCAGCGCCATCTCCTGTCTGGGTTCGCTACTCCCGGGCGGCTGGCCCGAAGTCATGGACCGCAACCACGCGCTCGCAGTCGAGGGGCGTGCTCTGCTCGCAGCCAGTCTTGGCGTCGAGCTTCCCTGCCCAGACGATATGTTGGGGAGCCTCGCGACACTTCACCTGCCCGAGAGCGCGCGGTTCGAAGCGGAGTCTTCAGCCTCAGCGCTCGACCTCAACCCGCTCCAGGAAGCCCTGTTTCATCAACACAAAATCGAGATGCCGGTGCTCAGCTGCCCGGAATCTGGCAGACCCATGTTGCGCGTCTCCGCCCAGCTCTACAACGAACTCGACGACTACGAGCGACTCGCTCGGGCGCTTCGGTCGCTGTTGTAG
- a CDS encoding DUF2029 domain-containing protein, producing MTSKLTLKTGLLLFVIANGLVINWALPRLPWQPQQVTTLDYTKAFIEQGAHADSWKAMRTALFYTDEPRNKPLYSALYFDNNVRFQYPPSSLLILKALRGTGLADPIGDQRLNRISWWCIWGLAAVLARVFFLARKRFGLTHEVSRSSEILFAVLAFGFTLTFYPIVRGYYLGQIQVWIDLLIAGVLWAWLEGYRRTSGVFLALICVIKPTFALVVIWGAVRKQWEFIKGFTLPMACFALVSLLVFGWDNHTDYLGVLSYISQQGEIFHPNQSMNGLLHRLFHNGDSLTWDRNLLMTYHPWVHGGTLVSTLGLMVVGLFPPRSGPRSAGPLELSIVVLCATLASPTVWTHHYGVTLPLFAIALPAVLALESRERARYLAPLLISFMLISNNFRLLNRLAETNFNILQSYVYFAGLIFLALLVRLLTRVHRS from the coding sequence TTGACCTCCAAGTTGACACTCAAGACCGGGCTTCTCCTATTTGTGATCGCAAACGGCCTGGTGATCAACTGGGCACTGCCCCGTCTGCCCTGGCAACCCCAACAGGTCACGACGCTCGACTACACCAAGGCCTTCATCGAGCAAGGCGCCCACGCCGACTCGTGGAAGGCAATGCGAACCGCGCTCTTCTACACCGACGAACCGCGCAACAAGCCGCTCTATTCAGCTCTCTACTTCGACAACAATGTTCGCTTTCAATATCCCCCCTCGAGCTTACTCATACTCAAAGCGCTGCGCGGGACCGGTCTCGCCGATCCGATTGGCGACCAGCGACTGAACCGGATTTCCTGGTGGTGTATCTGGGGACTAGCTGCGGTGCTCGCACGGGTGTTTTTCCTCGCGCGAAAACGGTTTGGTCTCACGCATGAGGTTTCGAGAAGCTCCGAGATTTTGTTCGCCGTGCTGGCTTTCGGATTCACCCTCACCTTCTACCCAATCGTGCGCGGCTACTACCTCGGGCAAATTCAGGTCTGGATCGACTTGTTGATCGCGGGAGTGCTCTGGGCGTGGTTGGAGGGGTACCGGCGGACGAGCGGCGTATTCCTGGCGTTGATCTGCGTGATAAAACCCACCTTTGCGCTTGTCGTCATTTGGGGTGCTGTGCGCAAGCAATGGGAATTCATCAAGGGCTTCACCTTACCGATGGCGTGTTTCGCTCTTGTCTCGCTATTGGTTTTTGGCTGGGACAACCACACCGACTACCTCGGCGTTCTCTCATACATCTCCCAACAAGGAGAAATATTTCATCCAAATCAGTCGATGAATGGCCTGCTCCATCGCTTGTTCCACAACGGCGATTCCCTTACCTGGGATCGGAACCTGCTCATGACCTACCACCCCTGGGTGCACGGGGGCACGCTGGTGAGCACCCTGGGGCTGATGGTCGTCGGGCTATTTCCGCCTCGCTCTGGTCCGCGAAGCGCAGGGCCACTGGAGCTGTCGATCGTTGTTCTGTGCGCAACTCTGGCTTCACCCACAGTCTGGACCCATCACTATGGGGTGACGCTGCCACTGTTCGCCATCGCACTGCCCGCAGTTCTCGCACTCGAGTCGCGCGAGCGAGCGCGCTACCTCGCACCCCTGCTCATCAGCTTCATGTTGATCAGCAATAATTTTCGCTTGCTCAACCGCCTCGCCGAGACAAACTTCAACATTCTCCAATCCTATGTCTATTTCGCTGGCTTGATTTTCCTTGCGCTGCTGGTTCGGTTGTTGACCAGGGTCCATCGCAGTTGA
- a CDS encoding chemotaxis protein CheX: MPRFFGEFLIATGEIEHRHLQEALELCDQVNLRIGELAVRENWMDKGQVREVLEKQRSIDRRFGEIAVAMEFLTESQLQTLTHQRTTSHLYIGESLVRLDIVTRSALEDLLDQYKHEVSAFNERNQAPVEITRNRIAALTLEALPRIASRMARLQILTQWGPEWFDDPALEHRRWIEVEGGEHLIIGIAASEQLAHQIAAAMLMCEPSELDPGDADDALGEFLNLLMGSAKTAACSDTDESRLTPPRGDNFPTEGFGLYLVTNRGPGCVLFQTEPASE; this comes from the coding sequence ATGCCGCGATTTTTTGGTGAATTCTTGATCGCCACGGGCGAAATCGAACACCGTCACCTCCAAGAGGCGCTGGAGTTGTGCGATCAGGTCAACCTCCGGATCGGCGAACTCGCGGTTCGCGAAAACTGGATGGACAAGGGGCAGGTTCGCGAGGTGCTGGAGAAACAACGATCCATTGATCGGCGCTTCGGTGAAATCGCCGTTGCGATGGAGTTCCTCACCGAGTCACAACTCCAGACGCTTACTCATCAACGCACTACGAGTCACCTCTATATCGGCGAATCCCTCGTGCGGCTCGATATCGTGACGCGTTCCGCGCTGGAAGATCTGCTCGATCAATACAAACACGAAGTCTCGGCCTTCAACGAACGGAATCAAGCTCCCGTGGAAATCACTCGCAACCGAATTGCAGCGCTGACCCTCGAAGCGTTGCCCAGGATTGCCTCGAGAATGGCGCGCCTTCAGATCTTGACCCAGTGGGGACCGGAGTGGTTCGATGACCCAGCCCTTGAACACCGACGTTGGATCGAGGTTGAAGGCGGGGAACACCTCATCATCGGCATCGCGGCAAGCGAGCAACTCGCCCACCAGATCGCGGCTGCAATGCTCATGTGCGAGCCCAGTGAACTCGATCCCGGCGACGCCGATGACGCCCTCGGCGAATTTCTCAATCTGTTGATGGGCAGCGCCAAAACCGCGGCATGCAGCGACACCGATGAATCTCGACTCACACCGCCCCGCGGCGACAACTTTCCGACTGAGGGGTTCGGTCTCTATCTCGTGACGAACCGAGGGCCGGGCTGCGTGCTATTCCAGACTGAGCCTGCCAGCGAATAG
- a CDS encoding bifunctional folylpolyglutamate synthase/dihydrofolate synthase: MTFPIETSEAAGRYLETLINFERRPELMNERLSTSPIRALLDRLGKPEQGLAVIHVAGSKGKGSTCLFAEGALTAAGKRTGVFTSPHLHSWTERFRIAGREVDGAVLADAVTRLRPEVEWLREHEPLNSPTFFDATTAAALLIFAEAALDYVILEVGLGGRLDSTNVVMPQVTCITSIELEHTDKLGNSIAEIAAEKAGILKPGIPCLMGRLSPEAERVVRARALKIGAPLLKIGDDFPAADPHDLTVLGNHQLDNAGIALAALDLLGEPDREQFLAAGRLGLAQTRLPGRLEVLCEDPWIIVDGAHTRASARALARVLAGRPLNRGTLLLSVSQGKDLDAILQALLPFADEVVVTCAEPIRSFPAADLAATIRARNPELPLQVVPDPGEAARAARESTGPGELLFAAGSIYLAAAAREVWSADPVGLNSNSR, encoded by the coding sequence ATGACTTTCCCAATCGAGACCAGTGAGGCCGCGGGCCGGTATCTCGAGACCTTGATCAATTTCGAGCGTCGCCCCGAACTGATGAACGAGCGATTGAGCACGAGCCCCATTCGCGCCCTGCTCGACCGGCTCGGCAAGCCCGAGCAGGGACTGGCGGTGATTCACGTCGCGGGGTCCAAGGGCAAGGGCTCGACCTGCCTGTTTGCAGAGGGCGCGCTGACCGCTGCCGGGAAGCGGACGGGGGTCTTTACTTCGCCTCATCTCCACAGCTGGACTGAGCGATTCCGGATCGCGGGCCGTGAAGTTGACGGAGCGGTGCTGGCAGATGCGGTGACACGCCTGCGCCCCGAAGTCGAATGGTTGCGCGAGCACGAGCCGCTCAACTCCCCAACTTTTTTTGATGCGACGACGGCCGCTGCCCTGCTGATCTTTGCCGAGGCTGCGCTCGACTACGTCATCCTCGAGGTAGGGCTCGGCGGTCGTCTCGATTCGACCAACGTGGTGATGCCCCAGGTCACCTGCATTACCAGCATTGAACTCGAACACACGGACAAGCTCGGCAACAGCATCGCTGAAATTGCGGCCGAAAAAGCCGGCATCCTGAAACCTGGAATCCCTTGTTTGATGGGGCGGCTATCGCCCGAGGCCGAACGCGTGGTGCGAGCGCGCGCGCTGAAAATCGGCGCACCGTTGTTGAAAATTGGCGATGACTTTCCAGCGGCGGACCCACACGATCTGACAGTCCTGGGCAATCATCAGCTCGACAACGCCGGGATCGCCCTGGCGGCGCTCGACCTGCTCGGAGAGCCTGATCGCGAGCAGTTCCTCGCGGCGGGACGTCTGGGGCTCGCGCAAACTCGCCTGCCCGGCCGCCTGGAAGTCCTGTGCGAGGATCCCTGGATCATCGTCGACGGCGCCCATACCCGAGCGTCCGCTCGCGCCCTGGCTCGAGTTCTGGCAGGGCGCCCGTTGAACCGTGGCACGCTCTTGCTCTCGGTTTCTCAGGGCAAAGACCTCGACGCGATTCTGCAGGCCCTGTTGCCCTTCGCGGACGAAGTCGTGGTGACCTGTGCAGAGCCGATCCGCTCGTTCCCGGCAGCAGATCTCGCCGCGACGATCCGCGCGCGCAACCCCGAGCTGCCCCTGCAGGTCGTTCCCGATCCAGGCGAGGCTGCGCGCGCTGCACGCGAGAGCACCGGCCCGGGAGAGCTGCTTTTCGCCGCGGGAAGCATCTATCTTGCGGCGGCCGCACGCGAAGTATGGAGTGCAGATCCCGTGGGTCTGAATTCGAATTCGCGTTGA
- a CDS encoding phosphoribosylaminoimidazolecarboxamide formyltransferase — protein MRLKYGCNPHQEFAEAVPIDPESLPIELLNGNPSMINYLDASNAWQLVRELRIALDLPAAASFKHCSPAGAAVAVDLDADLARAYEVAGSDLTPQACAYVRARGADPKSSFGDFVALSDPVDLATANFLKGVVSDGVVAPAYEPEALEVLSSKKNGGFIVLRGDPDFVPPEREVREVFGMRLTQDRNNRVVTASDVATPVCGTLTDAAQRDMVLGLIALKYTQSNSVGYVLDGQMIGIGAGQQSRVDCTKLAGQKADTWHLGRHPRVLDLEFKSGVKRQERINWRIRYLEGDLTQFEEVALRELLEGELQVLSAEEKTEWIQKLTGVSLVSDGFIPFRDNIDHAAKHGVKFIAQPGGSSRDAEIESACKDYGIAMVHTGLRLFHH, from the coding sequence ATGAGACTGAAATACGGCTGTAATCCCCACCAGGAATTCGCCGAAGCCGTGCCCATCGATCCCGAGAGCCTTCCGATCGAACTGCTGAATGGCAATCCGTCGATGATCAACTACCTCGACGCCAGCAACGCCTGGCAGTTGGTGAGAGAGCTTCGAATCGCCCTCGACCTGCCCGCCGCGGCGAGCTTCAAGCATTGTTCCCCGGCCGGTGCCGCCGTCGCGGTCGACCTGGACGCAGACCTCGCACGGGCCTATGAGGTGGCGGGAAGCGATCTCACGCCGCAAGCCTGTGCCTATGTTCGCGCTCGGGGTGCGGATCCCAAGAGTTCATTTGGCGACTTTGTCGCGTTGTCCGATCCGGTGGATCTCGCGACCGCCAACTTTTTGAAGGGAGTCGTGTCGGACGGAGTCGTGGCCCCTGCTTACGAGCCGGAAGCCCTCGAAGTTCTCAGTTCGAAGAAGAACGGCGGCTTCATCGTTCTGCGCGGCGACCCTGACTTTGTCCCGCCCGAACGAGAAGTCCGCGAAGTTTTCGGGATGCGCCTCACGCAAGACCGCAACAACCGGGTGGTGACGGCAAGCGACGTTGCCACGCCGGTGTGCGGAACCTTGACCGACGCGGCGCAGCGGGACATGGTGCTCGGCTTGATCGCCCTCAAGTACACCCAGTCTAACTCGGTGGGTTATGTCCTCGATGGACAGATGATCGGGATCGGGGCGGGCCAGCAATCGCGCGTCGACTGCACGAAGTTGGCCGGACAAAAGGCCGACACCTGGCATCTCGGTCGTCATCCACGCGTACTCGATCTCGAGTTCAAGTCCGGCGTCAAGCGTCAGGAACGCATCAATTGGCGCATTCGATATCTAGAAGGAGACCTCACGCAGTTCGAAGAAGTCGCCCTGCGCGAGCTGCTCGAAGGCGAGTTGCAGGTGCTGAGCGCCGAAGAGAAGACGGAATGGATTCAGAAGCTGACGGGGGTTTCACTGGTCTCCGATGGATTCATTCCTTTTCGAGACAACATCGACCACGCTGCGAAGCACGGCGTCAAGTTCATTGCCCAGCCCGGCGGATCTTCTCGGGATGCCGAGATCGAATCTGCCTGCAAGGACTACGGCATTGCGATGGTCCACACCGGCCTGCGACTCTTTCATCACTAG
- a CDS encoding NRDE family protein has product MCTLIVIHRRIHGAPLVVAANRDEFYDRPVEAPALIQLSDGSTILAPRDLRAGGTWLGLNQDGVFAAITNRPNPEPDSSRRSRGLLVLDALAFASAEKAATNFESLGSDLYNPFNLFVADRNDAFAVVHDDSKDAKNTKLTVNRLEPGVHVIGNADPNDLSHPKTCRTLEAVESLTASLAGNAAGAADLPSSDRVLAGLGEICRSHDGTEGVAGPLGATCVHHEGYGTRSSILLQLSEDPQQDIFQYADGAPCTNPYENLTPLLHELSRVASYEGFGSLARKAS; this is encoded by the coding sequence ATGTGTACCCTGATTGTCATTCACCGCCGAATTCACGGCGCGCCGCTGGTGGTAGCGGCGAACCGAGACGAGTTCTACGACCGCCCGGTGGAGGCCCCTGCGCTGATACAACTCTCCGATGGGAGCACGATTCTGGCTCCGCGAGACTTGCGGGCTGGCGGGACATGGTTGGGCCTGAATCAGGACGGCGTTTTCGCTGCGATTACAAACCGACCCAATCCGGAGCCGGATTCGAGTCGTCGCTCCAGAGGCCTGCTGGTGCTCGATGCCCTGGCCTTTGCTAGCGCTGAAAAAGCTGCAACAAACTTCGAATCCCTGGGGTCCGATCTGTACAACCCATTCAATTTGTTCGTGGCCGATCGGAACGACGCCTTCGCCGTGGTCCATGACGATTCAAAGGACGCAAAGAACACCAAGCTAACGGTGAACCGCCTCGAGCCCGGCGTCCACGTAATCGGCAATGCAGACCCCAACGATCTTTCGCATCCAAAGACGTGTCGTACGCTGGAGGCGGTGGAGTCTCTGACGGCCTCCTTGGCTGGCAACGCAGCTGGCGCGGCCGATCTGCCTTCGAGCGATCGGGTGCTCGCGGGCCTGGGCGAGATCTGCCGAAGCCACGACGGAACCGAGGGTGTGGCGGGACCCTTGGGTGCAACCTGCGTACATCACGAAGGCTATGGAACTCGAAGCTCGATCCTGCTGCAACTGAGCGAAGACCCGCAACAAGACATTTTCCAATACGCGGATGGTGCACCGTGCACCAATCCGTACGAGAACTTAACACCCCTTCTCCACGAGCTGAGCCGAGTGGCAAGCTACGAAGGATTTGGGTCACTGGCGAGGAAAGCGAGTTGA